A region of Spiribacter roseus DNA encodes the following proteins:
- a CDS encoding HPr family phosphocarrier protein encodes MASDEALHRRRVQIVNRLGLHARAAARFAALAGGYAAEIQVSHQTHTANAKSIMGLMMLAAGQGSDIELRARGDDAQAALEAIAALIADGFGEAD; translated from the coding sequence ATGGCGTCGGATGAGGCCCTTCACCGACGCCGCGTGCAGATCGTCAACCGCCTGGGGCTGCATGCCCGGGCGGCGGCCCGCTTCGCCGCCCTGGCCGGCGGGTATGCCGCCGAGATCCAGGTCAGCCACCAGACCCACACCGCCAACGCCAAGAGCATCATGGGCCTGATGATGCTGGCCGCCGGCCAGGGCAGCGACATTGAACTCCGCGCCCGTGGCGACGATGCGCAGGCGGCACTGGAGGCCATCGCCGCGCTGATCGCCGACGGCTTCGGCGAGGCCGACTGA
- the mgtE gene encoding magnesium transporter: MVEEREQKQGRIAETVTDLLQDGTVPEAQRMLNALHPSEIANLLESFPTAQRKVLWELVDEEIGGEVLLQVNDEVRGGLIREMDDRELLAATSGMDMDDLADFMQDLPRTLTGEILRSMDNQNRQRLEAVLAYPEDSAGGLMNTDTVTVRPDVSLDVVFRYLRMRGEMPELTDHLFVVSRYDHFLGILRVSDLLTRDPAGRVEDLLDTEAVVIPAEMSDREVARMFEDRDLISAPVLDGRGRLIGRITIDDVVDVIRDEAEQSILSMAGLGEEEDLFAPVWSSTRRRAGWLGLNLVTALLAAYVIGLFEGTIQEVVALAVLMPVVASMGGIAGTQTLALVIRALALGQIAPRNSRALLLKELGIGLLNGLLWAAVLAGVALLWFGRPTIGIIIAAAMTINLGTAAASGVLVPLVLKRFGIDPALAGGVILTTVTDIVGFTAFLGLATLFLL, encoded by the coding sequence ATGGTCGAAGAGCGCGAGCAGAAACAGGGCCGGATCGCCGAGACGGTCACCGACCTCCTGCAGGACGGCACGGTGCCCGAGGCCCAGCGCATGCTCAACGCGCTTCATCCCTCGGAGATCGCCAATCTCCTGGAATCCTTCCCCACCGCGCAGCGCAAAGTCCTCTGGGAGCTGGTGGATGAGGAAATCGGCGGCGAAGTGCTGCTTCAGGTCAACGATGAGGTGCGCGGCGGGCTGATCCGCGAAATGGACGATCGTGAGCTCCTGGCCGCCACCTCCGGCATGGACATGGACGATCTGGCCGATTTCATGCAGGACCTGCCGAGAACGCTCACCGGCGAGATCCTGCGCTCGATGGACAACCAGAACCGTCAGCGCCTCGAGGCCGTCCTGGCCTACCCCGAGGACAGCGCCGGCGGTCTGATGAACACCGATACGGTGACCGTGCGCCCGGACGTCAGCCTCGACGTGGTTTTCCGTTACCTGCGCATGCGCGGCGAGATGCCCGAGCTGACCGATCATCTGTTCGTCGTCAGCCGCTATGACCATTTCCTGGGGATCCTGCGCGTCAGCGATCTGCTGACCCGCGACCCCGCCGGCCGGGTCGAGGACCTGCTGGACACCGAGGCCGTCGTCATCCCGGCCGAAATGTCGGATCGCGAAGTGGCACGCATGTTCGAGGACCGCGACCTGATCTCGGCGCCGGTACTCGACGGCCGTGGCCGTCTCATCGGGCGCATCACAATCGACGACGTGGTCGACGTGATCCGCGACGAGGCCGAGCAGTCCATCCTGAGCATGGCGGGTCTGGGCGAAGAAGAAGACCTGTTTGCACCGGTCTGGTCCAGCACTCGACGGCGGGCCGGTTGGCTGGGACTGAACCTGGTGACGGCGCTGCTGGCCGCTTATGTGATCGGTCTGTTCGAGGGCACCATCCAGGAAGTGGTGGCGCTGGCCGTGCTGATGCCAGTGGTCGCCAGCATGGGTGGCATCGCCGGTACACAGACCCTGGCGCTGGTCATCCGCGCCCTCGCGCTGGGCCAGATCGCACCGCGTAACAGTCGCGCGCTATTGCTCAAGGAACTGGGGATCGGGCTGCTCAACGGCCTGCTCTGGGCGGCGGTTCTGGCGGGTGTTGCGCTGCTGTGGTTCGGCCGGCCGACCATCGGCATCATCATCGCCGCGGCCATGACCATCAACCTGGGCACGGCGGCCGCTTCCGGCGTGCTGGTGCCCCTGGTGCTCAAGCGGTTTGGCATCGACCCGGCCCTTGCCGGCGGCGTCATTCTGACCACTGTCACCGACATCGTCGGTTTTACCGCCTTTCTGGGGCTGGCGACGCTGTTTCTGCTCTAG
- the ychF gene encoding redox-regulated ATPase YchF, which translates to MGFKCGIVGLPNVGKSTLFNALTKNGIPAENYPFCTIDPNVGIVPVPDPRLDRLAALVKPKSVVPTTMEFVDIAGLVAGASRGEGLGNQFLANIRETDAIAHVVRCFESDDVHHVEGRVDPVADIETINTELLLADMETVDKAIDRYGRRAKSNDKTAIAMRDALRSMAEGLDAGEPIRAQALDDSGREVLGELHLLTAKPVLYVANVNEEGLSGNAALAQLEQLAARENARVVPVCAAIEAELSQLDEDERNELLAAYDLDEPGLNRVIRAGYALLSLQTFFTAGPKEVRAWTVTEGATAPEAASRIHSDIQRGFIRAEVIAVDEYLSAGGEQAAKEAGRMRLEGKEYIMRDGDVCHFRFNV; encoded by the coding sequence ATGGGCTTTAAGTGCGGCATCGTGGGTCTGCCGAATGTCGGCAAGTCGACCCTGTTCAACGCCCTGACCAAAAACGGGATCCCGGCGGAGAACTATCCGTTCTGCACCATCGACCCGAACGTCGGCATTGTGCCGGTGCCGGATCCGCGCCTGGATCGGCTGGCTGCGCTGGTGAAGCCGAAAAGCGTCGTCCCCACCACCATGGAGTTCGTCGATATCGCCGGTCTGGTGGCGGGTGCGTCGCGCGGGGAGGGGCTTGGCAATCAGTTCCTCGCCAACATCCGCGAGACGGATGCGATCGCCCATGTGGTGCGCTGTTTTGAAAGCGACGATGTTCATCATGTCGAGGGTCGGGTGGATCCGGTCGCCGATATCGAGACCATCAACACCGAACTGTTGCTCGCGGACATGGAAACCGTGGATAAGGCCATTGACCGCTACGGCCGCCGCGCCAAGTCCAACGACAAGACCGCGATCGCGATGCGTGACGCCCTGCGATCCATGGCGGAAGGCCTTGATGCCGGCGAGCCGATCCGCGCGCAGGCGCTGGATGACAGTGGCCGGGAGGTGCTCGGTGAGCTGCACCTGCTGACCGCCAAGCCGGTGCTCTACGTCGCCAATGTCAATGAAGAGGGTCTGAGCGGCAATGCCGCGCTGGCCCAGCTCGAGCAGCTGGCGGCCCGGGAGAATGCCCGCGTGGTGCCGGTGTGCGCGGCGATCGAGGCCGAGCTCTCGCAGCTTGACGAGGACGAGCGCAACGAGCTGCTGGCCGCCTATGATCTTGATGAGCCGGGCCTCAACCGCGTCATCCGCGCGGGCTACGCGCTGCTGTCGCTACAGACGTTCTTCACCGCTGGCCCCAAGGAAGTGCGGGCCTGGACGGTAACGGAGGGGGCCACTGCCCCCGAGGCCGCCAGTCGCATCCACAGCGACATCCAGCGTGGCTTCATCCGCGCCGAGGTGATCGCCGTCGACGAGTACCTGAGTGCGGGCGGCGAGCAGGCGGCGAAGGAAGCCGGGCGGATGCGTCTCGAGGGCAAGGAGTACATCATGCGGGACGGTGATGTCTGCCACTTCCGCTTCAACGTCTGA
- the pth gene encoding aminoacyl-tRNA hydrolase — MLVRLIVGLGNPGPKYAGTRHNAGFWFVERVAERLGVDLRAERKFHGAIGRYRDAGLDLHLLCPDTYMNHSGRAVAALARFHRIPPEAILVAHDEIDLPAGVVRLKRGGGHGGHNGLRDIIPALGSRDFARLRIGVGHPGSSDQVIAYVLHAPGRSERTAIDSAIDAAAAQSPALAAGDWDRAQQQLHTRE, encoded by the coding sequence CTGATCGTCGGGCTCGGCAACCCCGGGCCCAAGTACGCGGGGACCCGGCATAATGCCGGGTTCTGGTTTGTGGAGCGGGTCGCGGAGCGACTCGGCGTGGATCTGCGCGCCGAGCGCAAATTCCACGGTGCCATCGGCCGTTATCGCGACGCGGGCCTGGATCTGCACCTGCTCTGCCCCGATACCTACATGAATCACAGCGGCCGGGCGGTGGCGGCGCTGGCGCGGTTTCATCGCATCCCCCCGGAAGCCATCCTCGTCGCCCACGATGAGATCGATCTGCCCGCGGGTGTGGTGCGGCTCAAGCGCGGCGGGGGGCATGGCGGCCACAATGGCCTGCGCGACATCATCCCGGCGCTGGGCAGCCGCGACTTCGCCCGACTGCGCATTGGGGTGGGACATCCGGGCAGCAGCGATCAGGTCATCGCTTACGTGCTCCACGCGCCGGGTCGGTCCGAGCGTACGGCCATTGACTCAGCCATTGATGCCGCCGCGGCCCAGTCACCGGCGCTGGCCGCCGGTGACTGGGACCGGGCGCAACAGCAGTTACACACGCGGGAGTAG